The DNA window TTACTTTTAGAAATTAGATGTAGTATAAATAACTGTGACTGTTTCTGCTACGTGGCTAGATGTAGCACAACCTCCTTAACTGAGATTCAGCTGGGAGCGCACACACTTTCTATACGGACAGATCCTGGACTGGCTTCGTTACCTGGTAGCCTGGCAACCCGTGGTAATCGGAATCGTCCAAGGCATTAACTATTCACTAGGGCTGGAATAGCATGGCACGCTTACCCCAGAAGCAATGTACTGcatgttgaaatattttctaatactcttttaatttttagagaTCCCAAGAATTTAGAGAACTGAATAAAAACTGGCACTGGGTCTGTGTGGAAAGAATTTAAACAGAAGCTGAGCAGTGGAATAAACACAGAGGCCTTGCATCTTTCGGGTTACAACCCTTTTCTCATCCGTGCTCGTGGCACTTTTGGTACCACCCACCGTGGACATCCCATCCCGAGTTTGGCTTACAGTGATCTCACCTGGGATGGGTTTCAGGGGTCTGCAAAGTGCTTCTCACATACCATTTTATTGAGTTACAACAAATGCCGTCTTATCAGTTGAATACCTTCAAAGAAGTAGAGTCATTAAATCTATGGTTTAAGGACACGGTCTTTTCTGGTCTCTGTTCTTGTTACCCTGCGGCAGCTTTGGTACCACTGAGCCCTTCCATTAGCGATCACTCTCGAAACCTCTAGCACCGGGTGCTGCCGTCCTCACAATGGGCCAGAGCCACGCGGGGTCCGCTGGGGCTGCTGCACACTCAGCCCACCCACGGGTGACTGAGGGAGCGCACCCCTCTCTTCTTCTGGGCCACCCTGTTTAcacgtaaacacacacacactccttccaTGGCCATACTGTTTTCGTTTCCATCCCAGCCCTTTTCAACACCTGAAATCACATCATAGACTCATTTGTCTAATGTCTGAATTCCTCTCCATGAAGACAGAGGATTTTATGTTTTGTTCCCTACTATCTTTGCAGCACTTGGGCACCATGTGACACATAAGAGGCACCAATAAATATCTGCTGAACAAATGAACCAATCcaacaagagagaaaaaatgaacagaattcaGAAGACAAGTCAGAACAAATTAACCTAAGAATGGTATTACCACGTTTAATTCCctcaaattaattcattttaaattactGGTCATTTACTAAATAGTCACCACTATACATCACACCAGACATCTGCAACACTTGACGATATTATACTTGAAGGAAGTAAAAAGGAAACACGTCTATTGCCAAAACACGGGCAACACGTTGCAGCAACATAGGTGACCTAGATTAtcctactgagtgaagtaaatcagaaagacaaatatcctatgatatcacttatatgtggaatctaaaatatggcacaaatgaactgatttatgaaacagaaacagactcccagacagGACAGACTTGGAGTTGCCAGTGGGGAGGGGCGCCAGGTGACtgttggattgggagtttgggattagcagatgcagactattatatatagaaagtaTAAACAACAACCTCctcctgtgtagcacagggaactatattcagtattctgtgataaatcataatggaaaagaatatgaaaaagaatggacatatatgtataactgaatcactttgctgtgcagcagaaattaactcaacactataaatcagttatacttaataaattttcaataattttGGCAATGTGCTTCATACAAAATTCCATCAGAGTTATAATGAGATCTCACATTAAGATGTTTTTTTGGCTGTCCAGTTCTTCATTGCAatgcataggctttctctagttgcagggcagaagcttagttgctccgaggcatatgggatcttagttcccccaccaggaatcaaacctacatcccttgcattggaaggtggattctaaaccacaggaacaccaaggaagtccctcacaTTAAGATTTCTACCTGTTGGTAATTTTCCTTCTTGAAACTACTCAATGCTTCAGTATTACAACTGGCTCATCATCCAGATTATTAGAAGATTTAACTCTAGTTTATTTCCCTCCTCAGCAGACATTTCAACAATTCCATATATATTACATAGCAGCCATGTGCAAGGTTAAAGAGAGAAAACGAGATTCTTGAACTGGATATTGACAAAGCACCTCGCAGTTGGATAAACACCAACTAAAACTTAGTTTCTCTTCTGTACAAGAGTCCTTAAATGACCTCTGTTGTATGTGACCTCTGATGTATTCGACCTCTGGGGTATTTGCCACTTATTTTTTATGGAGAGCTGCATGATGACCCTTTAGAACTGTGAGCAAGTAAACCAATAGATGTCTGCATGGAATTGTGACTGAACTTCAGAGCTTAGAAATGTTAGATAATTACCAAACAATATCAGGGGCAAAAAAAGAGATGCTATTTTCTTTATACAGTTTAAGCATGTAAAATCTAATCTCAGTTTTatgaagtaatatatatatacacattgaaAAAATTATGGAGAGCACTAACCTATCTCCAGTTACCAGAGGTTAGCTCAAGGTGAAGGGATAAGAGCtgactctttaatttcttttatttttttttatttttttattttttaatttcttttatatgctgtagtttcttttccaaaatttctaCAGTTTAACAtttgtaatgaaaaaaattaagattcttttcaaaaaattattttagatctATCAATTAACTATGAAGCTGTTTCTGTTGCTGtttaaattactgaaattaaatctACAGATCACGTCCATGTTAAATTTGTCTGGTTCTCATGACAATGTTATACTTATGTAGGAAATAGAGAAGTAAAGCAAAAAGTCCATTTTGTGTTTGGTTTCTGTGGCATCTCTAGTTTCCTCTTCCTGAACTTGCCTGTTTTTTATTAGACTGGCTACTGTCTCCTCCACTGCATGCTCCCAGGAGTTTGTAAGAGAGAAGAACCCACCCTTGGGTTTCCCAAGGACTAAAACCTATTATGCATTTAATGGACTTATTTCTTTGGTATAACTTTCTGCAAACAGCAGAAAATATACCCGAGATCCCCACTAGGACCCATAACACAAAAATGTTCATTTACAAACCATAATATCTAATGAGATGAACCACTCCATGGAAAATAATAATCGCTAACATCCACCACAGGTGCCTGTCGGCCTGTGTGGGCCCCGGGTCTCCATTCTTGCGGGCATTCCTCTTGCCTCCTCAGCCTGAACAGCACCCCGGGGCGCACACCCAGGGCTTCACTGACTCTGCTGCACATCAGTCTCGACACAGGACCCTCTGATGGATTCATTACTGCCCTGTCTTTGTGACAGGGAAATATCTGCGGTCAGACCGACTTACCCAAAGATGCACTTGTCCTAACCCAGGGCTTTCTGACTTCAGACCCCAGTAAACCACACAGACCCAGTTCTGGCTGAAGATGAAGCAAGGTCACTTCCTTCACACATGGTTCCCAGCTTACCAAGAGAGTTGCACAAAATCCAGGAACAGCTccttgcttttaaatttaatgcATTCATTTAATGCCTTATTATCTAGATTCTAAAAATTAACATATGGAAGTAGTATCTTTCTTTTAAATCACTGTGTATCAAATATTTTTGAGTCATTGTGAGGAACCTCTAGGTCGATGCTtgcttaaaaatttatttagctCACACATACTTCTATAacatttcagaaagagaaaaagagagcccTTTTTAGAATTAGAAacaagactttttaaaagaaggaaaaagcaatatGATTCAGGGGGCAGAGTAACCAGACAGTAATGAGAACCTCGCATATAACTAAAGGCTGAAGATCAGCATCAGGGATATAGGAGACtgctttaaaattcttcaaaactGAGTGTTTATTTCATTAGTTTCATTTCCATAGAAATACATAATTTACTGCACCTTGGGTTATATACGCTCTCTCAAGTAACTATGGCTGGAGAAACTTATCAAATACTGAGGAAGACGCACatagttcattttaaaatataccctCTAGGTATTTTAGTATCCTGTAAAGCTTAATGGGGACACAaaacagcactttttttttctgaaaacaataCATTTGGCTGAAGGACTTTAACATTTTGTCTTGTTGCTCCTGAGAGCAGTCACACACAGAAGGGACAGCTGGGGGACAAAGAACACCCTCTCCAGACATGGATGAGTCCCCTGGCAGAAAGCTGATGGAAAGGCATTTAAAATCTATTCATTTCTGCTGTTTCCTAATGAACTAAGCCAACTGCTACAGATAATTCACATATCAATAATGGACTGAGATCATGACTGTCTCATAGGATAAATAAAAGCCTAGAACCATGTTTTTCCAATTTGGTAGCAGTTTTGATAAAACAGCACTCTAGACAAAATTTGAACAGTTTTAGTCATTTTAGTAAGCAGGTCCTCATTCATATAGTTTATATAtggttgttgttcggtcgctaaattctaactctttgcaacctcatggactgcagcacaccaggctttcctgtccttcactatttcctggagtttgctcaaattcatgtccactgagtcagtgatgccatccaaccatctcatcctctgtcgtccccttctcctcctccttccctcaatctttcccagcatcagggtcttttccagtgagtcagctcttcacatcaggtggccaaagtattggagcttcagcctcagcatcagttcttccaatgaatattcactggatggtTTACATATAATTGAGTCAGAATGGACTCAGTTATAACTAGTGATAGAAGGACCACCACCAGACCAAGACTGACCCTTAATGAAGGATCCTAGGACCTTATTGCAGCTCTCAAATTTAACCAAAACCCTTCCTGCTGAGTCTCATCCACGGGCCACTCCAGGTAGGTCTTGGTGTTCATGATCTTCCGCAGCTTACAGAAGCGCTGGGGAATGGCCTTCTTGTCAATGGGCTCCAGCAGAATCAGAATGGCAGCATCATTGTTCTCATCAAAGAGACGGAAATGGGAGAAGTCCAGCTCATACTTGCACCACTCGCTCTTCACAAAGTTCTCCGAAAGCACAAAGATGGTTTTGTGGCTCTTTTCAATGGAGTCAATGATGTTGTCGATAATCCACTTGCCAGGAATGAAGTCTCGCTTATGAAGACACAGCTTAAAGGGAGGGTTGAAGTGCTCCAGCTCCTGGACCATGAGGTTCTCCACCCAGTAGGAATCCTGCTCGCTGTAGGACACGAAGGCATCGTAGCAGATGTCCCTGCGGGGAGCCTTCCTGGGCTTCCTCTTGGCCTGGAGCCAGGCCCACATCATCTTCATGTACCACAGTCCATGGAAACGGTGACACAGAACCCCCGTGAGCAGGAGCAACAGGAAGAGGGCACAGCACGCGGCGGACACCACAGCCGCCCTGTGGCATTCAGAAAGGGAGAGCCGGGCGTCCTGCACCCGCTGGCCCCGCACGTGGGAGGGAGAGTCACAGCGGTACTCAGTGGGCCAGTCGACCAGGACACGGCCCAGCGCCTGCTGTCCCTGTGTGAAGGACAGGAAGTCACAGGAGCAAATGAAGTTGTTGCCACCGGCCTCCAAAGTCTTCAGCTGCTGAAAAGAATCAAGTTGTTCCTTTGagaaagtatttattatatttctgCTAATTCTCATAACTGATAACACGGGTAAGAAGGAGGCATCTGGTAGAGTCTTCAACTTATTTCTGGAAATATAAAGTTCTTTGAGTTGTggcaaaatcaaagaaaatgaatTGAGATTGTTATTGCTAACATCTAAAATTTCCAAGGTCTGGGGAAGGCACTGGGTTAAACTGTGTACCCTTGTGCTGGATAAGTTCAACTGTTTCATTTTTCCTGGCCACCGACAAGTTTCAGGCAttgaaagaaaattattcttACTGATATCAAGGTTATTCAGATTTTCCAGAGTAAGCAAAAGTTCTCCCGTTTTTTCTAGTGATTTCAAACGATTCTGCCTTAAAACCAAGGTTTGAAGGAAGGGCCAGGCATCCTTACAGGCTGAGTTTTTCAAGGTTTCTTCAGACATTAAGTTTTCACTGAGATCCAAATATTCTAATGATTTTAAATGTTGTGAAAGTAAACAAGGAACCAGAAAAACCTTACTGTTTTCTATTGTGACTCTTTTAACTTTGCCTGTGAGTGGATATATACTACTGAGATCATGAAATAAGAAAAACTGTGGAATATGCAACTTCCGTATTGTTAACGTCTCCACGTTACCTAGGTGTCTAATTCTGTCCAAACTCAGTGCTCTAAAATCGCCAATTCCATCATGGGTACAGTCATCAAACTCTACTTCTAAGATCCCAGAAACATAGTTAAACAGTTTGACAACTTCGACAAAACTTTCATCGGTGAATTGCACATTTCTAAATATAAGCTTTTTAACAGATGTATTCATTTCACTGATGGATGCTTCTGAAAAATGGAAAGTGTGCAAATTAGTATCTCTCAGTTCTAAACAATCTAAGGAACTTACAATATCTACAAGAATGTCCACGAGTAAAACAGGCTGCTTCAGATGTAGAATCAGATGGCTAATGTTCTGGATTGACTTTAAACTCTTTGGCACATATATCTGCAGATTTTGAGCACTGATCTCAAGCTCCTCAAGAAAAATCAGTCCAGTGAAATCCTTTTCATGAATCTCAGTGAAGCTGTTACTATTTCCTACTTTCAGGGTCCGCAGATTTGGGAGATGAGAAAAAAGAGATGTTTCCCCAAGTGTTTTGTATACATTTCCCAGTAAgtttaagaatttcaagacataAAGGGACCTGAACCAGGAGGATGATAAGTTAGATAAGCGATTATAGGATAAATCCAAATATTCAAGATTCCTCAGGTGAAAAAAAGAATCTTCCTCCACTGTGTGAATTTCATTGgcccccagcctcagagtcttcagGTTCACACACCTCTGCAGGTCTCTGTTGCTGACATAGGTGATCTCGTTGTTGGACAGGTCAAGGCTTTTCACACCGTCCGTGAGACCAGAGGGGATGGAGTTTAAAGATCTGGAATGGCCATCGCAGACACCAGTTGGGTCACAAGACAGAGAAGAAGCCTGATGAGAGGCTCCTTCCGTGGACAGGATGATTACAGCCCAGACCCACGCTGTCCACAAAGCACGTGGCATTGTCCAGTGATTTGACCTACAAAGAAAAGAGGTTCAAGTGAATGACTGTGTTTGACATCATGGCTTAATTCCAGTTCTTGAGAAATGTTCTGTAAGATAtaaaacatgggacttccctggggtccagtggttaagaagccacctgccaatgcagcggacTCAgctgcaccacagctactgagcccatgtgctgtaagtactgaagcccatgcacctagaatCCATGccccacaataagagaagccacctcaatgagaagcccacacgcagcaacacAGACCGAGCCAGCCATAAATGAATGAGATATAACAcacatcagctcagttcagtcactcagttgtgtccgactctttgtgaccccaaggactggaacacgccaggcctccctgtccatcaccaactcccagagtttactcaaactcatgtccactgagtcagtgatgccatccaaccatctcatcctctgtcatccccttctcctcctgccgtcaatctttcccagcatcagggtcttttcaagtgagtcagttcttcacatcaggtggccaaagtattggagtttcagcttgagcatcagtcctccaatgaatattcaggactgatttactttaggatggactggttggatctctttgctgtccaagggactttcaagagtcttctccaacactacagttcaaaagcatcaattcttcacacacacacatatacaccaagAAATAACCAAGAGGGAAATGGAATGTATGAATAGGATAAAAAATGAACTCCCTAACACCTCCAACAACACTAACACAGGTAGACTGCCACTGAACAATGACATAAAAAGCACAGTACCACCTGGGAATATGGAGCAGGACCAATCATGGATTgaaaaatgagtaaatgaattatAGAGGATGAAAAAGCAAGCAGTTTAAGAAAAGGGCTAGGCTTAACCAAGTGGATTTACCACCTCCAACTTGTACCCTTCAGATCTTCCACTAGAACACATCTCTTGTCTGACCTAATGCCCCCAAGAGTTAGAGGTCTCACAAAGCCAAATAACAGCTCTCTCTGACCACCTTTCACTAGAAGCAGCTCCATGAAGAGTGTGCTCTTTAACCAAAAGAAAAAGGTTCCATGCTCTTCAACCTGTTTTGCACCTAACAACTAGCAGACAGGAGGGATGCTGAGAATCCCAGGCAGAGCAAGGGGGTTTGTTGGGTTGAGGGACAATCAGACCATCAGAACTTTCTCTTCCTGAGAAACTAAGTGCAGAAAGCAGTGTTTGActcggtgtgtgtgtgtatgtgtgtgtgcgtgcgctcaCGCGCGCGCAcgcgtgctcagtggctcagtcatgtctgactctttgcaaccccatggactgtagttcaccaggctcctctgtccacgaaattctccaggcaagaatactggagtgggttggcattttctcctccaggggatctttctgacccagggatcaaacccatgtctcctatgtctcctgcactgcaggaagattctttacctgctgaatcacCGAGGAAGCTGTTTGACTCAGTACCTTTTTCAAAAGATCATTTTGGGGAAACAACAATACTACCTTTGCCAGTCCTCACacgtccatctaagggtgagtgtgCCTCCTCACGGCTCTCTATTCCGATCCGGATGTCTACGCATATGTCTTTGTACTGGCAACATTACATATATGACTCATCTTCATATCCAGAAGAGCAAGGCCTTCCTCCTTGTTCTTCTTTAAGTGAGCCTTGGTTAGTCTTGGCCTTCTGTATATTCTTATGAACTACAGAATTAGCTCAGAAGTTTCAAAAACAAAATCCATTGATTTTTAATTGGCAATACCATCAATCTATAGATAATTTGGGGATTATTGACATCATTATATATTGAGGTTCTCAATTCATGAGCatgatatatttctatttattttggtcTTCTTTATTGCAATAATACCTATGATTTTTCCATACACAGGTCTTGAGCATATTTTTGTGATatttattcctaggcatttgacacttttgaagttttaaaaatagtgttaCTTATATATGGCATATACctatagatacagagaaattcaattaaattttacgtATTTACCATGCATTGAGCAACCTTGCAAAACTAATTCAGCAATTTTCACAGTTTATAAATTCCTGTTTATTTGCTACATACATAATCATATCATCCAGATACAATGAtcatttgatttccttttttcatttgattttctttttccttatactttattctgttttttagtaaatgctgaattttatcaaattctttttttcttcctataaCTATTGAGATAATAACATTTCCTTATTTACTTTGTTAATAAATATTGGTGACTACACAGATAAACTTTAGTGTTAAGGCAACCtcgtatttttaaaataaacccaTTTGTCTGGATGTATTATCcttaagaatgctcaaactaccacacaattgcacttatctcactcgctagtaatgctcaaaattctccaagccaggcttcagcagtatgtg is part of the Bubalus kerabau isolate K-KA32 ecotype Philippines breed swamp buffalo chromosome 16, PCC_UOA_SB_1v2, whole genome shotgun sequence genome and encodes:
- the TLR2 gene encoding toll-like receptor 2 → MPRALWTAWVWAVIILSTEGASHQASSLSCDPTGVCDGHSRSLNSIPSGLTDGVKSLDLSNNEITYVSNRDLQRCVNLKTLRLGANEIHTVEEDSFFHLRNLEYLDLSYNRLSNLSSSWFRSLYVLKFLNLLGNVYKTLGETSLFSHLPNLRTLKVGNSNSFTEIHEKDFTGLIFLEELEISAQNLQIYVPKSLKSIQNISHLILHLKQPVLLVDILVDIVSSLDCLELRDTNLHTFHFSEASISEMNTSVKKLIFRNVQFTDESFVEVVKLFNYVSGILEVEFDDCTHDGIGDFRALSLDRIRHLGNVETLTIRKLHIPQFFLFHDLSSIYPLTGKVKRVTIENSKVFLVPCLLSQHLKSLEYLDLSENLMSEETLKNSACKDAWPFLQTLVLRQNRLKSLEKTGELLLTLENLNNLDISKNNFLSMPETCRWPGKMKQLNLSSTRVHSLTQCLPQTLEILDVSNNNLNSFSLILPQLKELYISRNKLKTLPDASFLPVLSVMRISRNIINTFSKEQLDSFQQLKTLEAGGNNFICSCDFLSFTQGQQALGRVLVDWPTEYRCDSPSHVRGQRVQDARLSLSECHRAAVVSAACCALFLLLLLTGVLCHRFHGLWYMKMMWAWLQAKRKPRKAPRRDICYDAFVSYSEQDSYWVENLMVQELEHFNPPFKLCLHKRDFIPGKWIIDNIIDSIEKSHKTIFVLSENFVKSEWCKYELDFSHFRLFDENNDAAILILLEPIDKKAIPQRFCKLRKIMNTKTYLEWPVDETQQEGFWLNLRAAIRS